A genomic window from Companilactobacillus alimentarius DSM 20249 includes:
- the pglX gene encoding BREX-1 system adenine-specific DNA-methyltransferase PglX, producing the protein MNTRAKKSDYKTAFNDLVEEVAYTWFNRIVAIRFMEVNDYLPSRTRVLSSTQNRNEPDIMIDPLSLEDDLGAFSDDDRQLISDAWDTEDPTTMDKLYKMLFIKQANALNKNLPYLFERTNDYAELLFTPSYNHGVIKDIVTEIPESNFDVEQGGQVEIIGWIYQYYNTELHDEVVNISGGAIQKSDIPAATQLFTTDWVVRYMVDNSLGKYWLERHPNSSLKKELKYLLPEKLNIVPNDKDIQDIKFVDNAMGSGHILIYAFDVLMKIYQEEGYSARDAAVDIITKNLYGLEIDQLATFSLMMKARQYNRRILRKSDIKPNLHVFVETNNISSEFLELIPEDSQKDVQELVNTFKNAKELGSITKLERQYNYEKLRLDVNNIKDPGIDLYGIQSSKELVLKVLDLAEVISAKYDVVVTNPPYLNKMDKNLKKYVKKYYSDYSGDLFSVFIYNNISWLKPGGYSAYMTPFVWMFIKTYEKLRTFIVENKKISSLIQMEYSAFEEATVPINTFVIKNSKPNDEGIYLKLSAFKGGMEVQNQKVLEAIGNPDCGYIYRTNQANFSKIPGSPIAYWASENLIKDFEKGTRMDELVDPRQGLATADNNRFLRMWYEVINSNISFNSHSIKESLESNKKWFPYNKGGSYRKWYGNYDYVVNWEKDGYEVRNFTDANGKVRSRPQNTDYYFHEAITWSKYSGNLVLDRISGSFMIPGMLHFLKT; encoded by the coding sequence TTGAATACTCGTGCCAAAAAAAGCGACTATAAGACAGCCTTCAATGACTTAGTTGAGGAAGTGGCTTACACATGGTTTAACAGAATTGTGGCCATTCGTTTCATGGAAGTTAACGATTATTTACCAAGTAGAACCAGAGTCTTATCAAGTACTCAGAATCGTAATGAACCAGATATTATGATTGATCCGTTATCTCTGGAAGATGATTTAGGGGCTTTTTCAGACGATGACCGTCAGTTGATTAGTGATGCTTGGGATACTGAAGATCCCACGACTATGGATAAGTTGTACAAGATGTTGTTTATCAAACAAGCCAATGCTTTGAACAAGAACTTGCCGTATCTATTTGAAAGAACAAATGATTATGCAGAATTATTGTTCACTCCAAGCTATAATCACGGTGTGATAAAAGATATTGTTACTGAGATTCCAGAGAGTAATTTTGATGTTGAACAAGGCGGTCAGGTTGAGATTATTGGATGGATTTATCAGTATTACAATACGGAACTGCATGACGAAGTTGTAAACATTAGTGGCGGTGCCATTCAAAAAAGTGATATCCCAGCCGCAACCCAGTTATTTACTACTGATTGGGTCGTTAGATATATGGTCGACAATTCACTTGGTAAATACTGGCTTGAAAGACATCCAAATAGTTCATTAAAGAAAGAACTCAAATATCTTTTACCAGAAAAATTAAATATTGTGCCAAATGATAAGGATATTCAAGATATCAAATTTGTTGATAATGCTATGGGGTCCGGACATATTTTAATTTATGCATTCGATGTTCTTATGAAGATTTATCAAGAAGAAGGATATTCAGCCAGGGATGCAGCAGTTGATATTATTACTAAAAATCTATATGGATTAGAAATCGATCAACTAGCAACATTTTCTTTAATGATGAAGGCTAGACAGTACAATCGTCGAATTTTAAGAAAATCAGATATTAAACCTAATTTACATGTTTTTGTCGAAACAAATAACATATCTTCAGAATTTTTAGAATTAATACCTGAAGATTCTCAAAAAGATGTACAAGAGCTAGTTAATACATTTAAGAATGCCAAAGAATTAGGTTCTATTACTAAACTTGAAAGACAATATAATTATGAGAAATTACGTTTAGACGTAAATAATATTAAAGATCCTGGAATTGATTTATACGGCATTCAGTCTTCCAAAGAATTAGTATTAAAGGTGTTAGATTTAGCTGAAGTTATTAGTGCCAAATATGATGTTGTAGTCACTAATCCTCCATACTTGAATAAAATGGACAAAAATCTCAAGAAATACGTTAAAAAATATTATTCAGATTATTCTGGTGATCTTTTCTCGGTCTTTATTTATAACAATATAAGTTGGTTAAAGCCAGGTGGATATTCAGCCTATATGACACCATTTGTTTGGATGTTTATCAAAACATATGAAAAATTGAGAACATTTATCGTTGAAAACAAAAAAATATCTAGCTTGATTCAAATGGAATATTCAGCATTTGAAGAAGCTACTGTGCCAATTAATACCTTTGTGATTAAGAATTCTAAGCCTAATGATGAAGGAATTTATTTAAAGCTTTCTGCTTTTAAAGGTGGCATGGAAGTTCAAAATCAAAAGGTTCTAGAAGCAATTGGGAATCCAGACTGTGGATATATTTATCGAACTAATCAAGCGAACTTTAGTAAGATTCCTGGTAGTCCTATTGCTTATTGGGCTAGTGAAAATTTGATTAAGGATTTCGAAAAAGGAACTAGAATGGACGAATTAGTTGACCCAAGACAGGGATTAGCAACAGCTGATAACAATAGATTCTTACGAATGTGGTATGAGGTTATAAATAGCAATATTAGTTTTAATTCTCATTCTATAAAAGAATCATTAGAATCTAATAAAAAATGGTTTCCATATAATAAAGGTGGATCTTATAGAAAATGGTATGGAAATTATGATTATGTAGTTAATTGGGAAAAAGATGGCTATGAAGTAAGAAATTTCACTGATGCTAATGGAAAAGTTAGATCAAGACCCCAAAATACTGATTATTACTTTCATGAAGCGATAACATGGTCTAAATACTCTGGCAATTTAGTATTAGATAGGATTTCAGGATCATTCATGATACCGGGTATGCTGCATTTTCTAAAAACATAA